CTTATTCACCATCTTTGTCCAACCCAGGTCTTTCCAACGGGGAAACCCAGCATTTATGAAACATCTAATACACGCTAATGCTTCACAAAAATGAAATTCTCCTATAAATGCTATGAACTATTattttcccactttacagattaggaaTGAACATCAAAAAGGATAAGCAACTTGAACAAACACAAGGCAACTAAAAATAGCCAAGCTAGTTTTAAAGTCCAGAACTATCTGACACTTCTGTATCAgatataaatgggaaaatagtCACTGAACCCTGTAGAAGAGaactagcattaaaaaaaaaaaaaaaataaaggttcatTTAAGAGACATGACTTTGTCATGAAATCactgaatcttttatttttcctatttgacTTCTCAAAAAGGGTGGCATAGTTAAGAATCTTCTTTGATACGGCTTGATAATTGTATTGTCTTCTCTATTCTGAGACTTTTCCATAAGAATATTCACCTTAATCCGACTGCTACTGCATGGCTGGAAAAGTGGATATGCAATAACACTTTCATactcttttatctctttctttacaCTCTCATGCTTCTCACGTACAGGAGGCAGGCTCTGGtcttttctcaagattccttCCTTGAGTTTTTGCTGTACAAGTTCTCTCCCTCGAATCATGCGTTCCTGGTGAGCTTTAATTTGCATCTGTTCCCTCTCATTTAcctgctttcttctctgtgcGTTCTGGATGCCATGTACTTCTGGCACAATTTTGGGCAATTTTATTTCAGTAGGGCGTGGTGGTAATTGtctaaatgttttattcttaaacTCTCCGACCTGTCCTGCTCGATATATGTGCATTTCTACATGTTTCACTTCTCTCTCAGGTACCAAATAATATCGTTTTTGTCCTTCTATGCTTTGGGTTGTTTTCCCCTCCAATCTCTTCTTGATTTCATTGCCTGTCTCTTGTTCTTTCATCATTTCCATTATCCTTTTATTATAATAAGACTCTGCTTTGGCAAGCCAGTAGTCAAGAGAAAGACCTTGCTCCCTACAGAGTGTTTCATACTCCTCttgatatttttgaattattagtTGTCTTGCTGCTGTTGTATGCACGCCACCTAGATTCTGTCAAAGTGAggtacagaattttaaaatatgaccatctttttactttgaacatatttaaacaGGAGCTTACGCTCACTATTGACACCAAGAAAGGACCATGGTCTTTCATTAATTTCGGAGTAATAGTGATTTTACTTCTATCATTCCTAGGTGAGCCTGTGAGCTCTGAAAGTTGGAGTTCTCACCACCAAAATCAGtaactagttttttaaaaacatagggttgggagttttaaaaataatactttgtttTGCAAGTAAAGATTTAACTGGAAAACATTTGCCACTGTGGACACACTACTGGAAAGTGTCACTTGGACGGAAGGGTTTTAAACCTAACTTTCCTTCTCCTAGTCATTTCAAACTGTATGATGTTAAGATAATTTATTTaccaagatttttttctccagtggGGACTGTTGACCTGCAGCAATCCTAGGGTCTTTAGATACTTTAGCCCAGGCCAATCTGTAAGACAAAAAAGCAAAGGTAGATTAGAATGTGAGAGATGTCAGAACAAATCTGCTCTCATACTGACTGAACCAAAAAACCCAGTTGTTTTGGTCATGGCCAAGGGTATTTccctcagaaagaaaaaacctgGTAATAGGTAGGACTACAGCAGGGCCATTTCCCAATGGGAAACCACTACATTCCTATGGTAACGAATAATGAATGCTCTTTTAATAAGAACATATAAATAAGAGTacatacagtcatccctcggtatccacGGACACCCCCACCAAGGTCCCTTGGTTCCAGGactcaccacccccaccccagataccaaaatccatgacctagtcccttatataaaatggcacagtatttgcatacAACCTGAGCACATTCtcctgtacaccttaaattatCTCTCGATTACTTGTAATACCTACtacaatgtaaatattatgtaaatagttgtaaatacaatgtaaatagtcGTAAGTACAATGTAaacactatgtaaatagttgccagtaagtggcaaattcaagttttgcttttgggaactttcgggagttttttttttttcaaatattttccaccCACAGTTAGTTGAATCTGCGGATGGGGAACCCTCAGATATAAAGGACCAACCATAATCCTTTCATATAAACTTAAAGCATACTTCTCCTGTGGACTCAACATGAACCATTCTGAATCCTGTACCAGGGATTGGGCAAGGGAAGAGACAGGCTCCTTGGTGAAGCTTTGCCCAAGCACATCTATGACAGATTGCTCAGTCCCGCTGCCTCCTTTGTCTTCTGAGATAATTCTAGACTTCAGTGTTATCAGTTCATTCTCTTTGTGCAGTTTCTTGATCCGGGCCCTCTCTGCCTCTATCACCACATACAGCATCTCTGCCCTATAATCTTTCGTTCTGAAATTCTGTTCTTATTTGACTGCCCACCCCTCTGCTTGCCTGCCTTATTCTGCCAATCATCCTTCACCTTAAGTCCATTATGAGACCATTCCCTGTTGATCCGCTTGGAATGAGACTCTGTGGTTACTCTGGGTTTATTTATAGGACAGGCTGATGGCAACACAAGTGAAGACTACCAACTTTTTGTGTGTCATCCCTGGTCTAATCTGAGCTCACTGTGAGGTCGTATTTAAGCCACTGAGGATGCCTGGCATCTCATCTCTATGCCTTTATTTATACCATTTATGCTTTAGAGCATGGGCTTTGAAGCCTTACAGGGCTATGCTTGAATCCTAATTCCACCACTTCCCAGTGTGTGACTCAGGGCAAGTAACTTAATCTCTCTCtaaatcagtttcctcatctacaaaatggagataTAAGACCAAAATTTGCCTCTTGGAGTTATAAAGAACAAATGAGAATTAGATTAAAGAGCCTGGCAAAATGCTTGATATACGGTAAGTTCTCAATAAACGgcagttggggcttccctggtggcacagtggttaagaatccgcctgccaatgcaggcgacacgggtttgagccctggtccgggaagatcccacatgccacagagcaactaagcccgtgcgccacaactactgagcctgcgctctagagcccatgagccacaaatactgagcccactgccacgactactgaagcccatgtgcctagagcctgtgctccgcaacgagaggccaccacaatgagaagcccgcgcactgcaacaaagagtagcccccgctcgccacaactagagaaagcccacgtgcagcaacaaagacctaatgcagccaaaaaaataaaataaaataaaaattaaaaaaattaaaaaataaatggtatccATCCTCCACAGGTCAAGCCCTGACTATAAAGTCTTTCCAGTCTACTCTATGTAACAGTGATTTTTGCCACACTATGAATATGAacacacattttttatttctacaacTCATTTGAAAATCATGGTTTCCACTGTGCTATCTGTATCCATATatcacttttaacattttgataatgAAATTCAGACTCATAAAGAGTTGGAACTATAATTTTTCAATCTACAAATACAATGATCTATCTATCATATCAGAAAGGATCTGATAACAAATACTGGATCTCACTGACCTTTTGGGCATATTCTTATTTGCCTGACTACATATACctattttgagattttaaaaatatgaccaccttacttttatttctctgtacaTAGTATCTAGCACAGTACTTAACACTAGAGTCTGTAATCCCAAATTCTCAAAATTAATGATTTGTTGATTGGTGATTATCCTCATCACATAATATCTGAGTATCTTTCTCTCTTACATTCCCCATAACACTGtatctttttattaaaacatttaccAGTCCTCTTTGTAGTATACAGGCCTATTTGTTTTATATGCCTATCCTGGGCTCTCACATTTTGTCCTATAAGTGTACTTTCATTGCATTCTAATTACTCATTTGTACTCCTTAAGGTCAGAGACCGTAGTTTTCAGCTTTGCAGCCCCAACTTCAGCTCGAAGACTGacataagtgcttaataaatacgaACTGAACAGATTGTGAGCTTTTGTTGGGAAAGGGCCATGCCTTATAATGCTTAGTTCCTTTACTGCATTAGGACAGTATTCAACTCATGGTGGATCTtcactgaattttgtcaaactttAAAAGGAAAGTTGGGGAGAAAAGACGGCTAATTTCAATTTCCACTTTCAAAGGcgaaagacacacagagaagagagaataaaaactTGCCTACCATCACGGGCTCAGCAACAGACCTCTCCTTGTAGGACAAATTATTATGAGGCTTGTCACTCTCCAGTAGCTTGCTCAGAGTTTTAATCCCCTCACTACTGTGAGTGTTTCCATTATTGCAGAGAGAAGTAGATCAAAGCCTCTCTCTAGGAGAGATCACAGCTTGTCTCgttcaaaggagaaaatagtGATGGCTCCACAACTTTTATATGTAAGGAGCTTAGCACAACTATCAGGTTGAGCGGGGCTGGAGGGACGGGAAGCGAACTAGGAAACTCATCTAGAAGCTGTCCCTTCAGGACAACAAGATTCTatacttcagggacttccctggtggcgcagtggttaagaatccacctgacaatgcagggtacacggattggatccctggtctgggaagatcccacatgccgcggagcagctatgcccgagcgccacaactactgaagccggcgcgcctagagcccgtgctctgcaacaagagaaggcaccacaacgaagagtagcccctgcttgctgcaactagagaaagcccgcacacagcaacgaagacccaactcagccataaataaataaataaatttatttttaaaaaaagactctatactttattttttatttatttatttttggctgcattgggtcttcattgctgtacgtgagctttctctagttgcggcgagcggggggctactctctgttgtggtgcgtgggcttctcattgcggtggcttctcttgttgcggagcacgggctctaagcatgcagacttcagtagttgcggcacgcgggctcagtagttgtggttcgcaggctccagagcgcaggctcagcagttgtggcacacgggcttagtcgctccacggcatgtgggaatcttcccccacaaggactcgaacccgtgtcccctgcattggcaggcggattcttaaccactgtgccatcagggaagcccagattctatactttagatggtaggttacagatgaattaaaatagcaagatttaaaaaatacttgtccTCATGTTTTATAAAAGATCAGGGAAATGTCAGCTGTCCACCTAAGGGATGACGATGATGAAGTAGAGTTGGTCCATGGGAGGCGGGGGACAAGGTGGAAGGGGGTCCGCAACTGAAAGCCAAACTCGACTAAGTCTTACTGAAATCCTACCCAAGGTTGCTCCCTTGACTAATGCTAACTTCCCTCATCTGGCAGGCATCTAAAGAGGAAGGAGTCCCAACCTCTTCTGCTCCGCCACCTCCAAAGTCCTGAGCCCCTTCCCAAGTGTCCTACTTCATCCCTGTTTCCTATCGTGCCTAAGGACTAGATGTTCCTCCTCCGCCTTCACCCTCTCCGCTTCCTGCCCCGTAAGAAGTCGACTCACCCCTTCCAACGGTCCAGAACAGTCCCGAAAGCACGCGAGCCAGGAGGGGCTCTGCAGAGAGCCCTTGCTTAGACCGCGAGGTCCAAGGAGCGCTAGAACTGTAACTCCCAGAATGTTTCGCTTTGTTTTTAACCACTGCCCGGCagctaaagaaaaatatcaactcGGGAACGGAGGAAGTAGTAGTTCTCTAGTCCAAAGAAATTAGTATTCAGTAAGGTTAGTACGATTTTTCAGGAGAAACGCTCCCCGCAACTGCGTCCCTTTAAAATTCGAGACTAATAAAATAAACACCCCAGTACTGGGTCCTGAGGGGAAAAATAACCGGAGGCGCGTCTTCAATCACCTGTTTCCTTAGTGAACATCAGAGAACCAGGCTGAAGGTGGCGCTAAAACTTTCCTTCAGAGAGGTTCCTCCCCCTCTCCAGGCTCTCGGGACCACGTTTGCGATTAATTATGACGTCACAGCCAATCGTGAGGCGGGACGCATCGACGCTCTAGCCCGCCGTGCTCTCACTGCTCCGCTGCCCCGTAGAGCAGGCCCTCTAGCCCGCGGAGCTGGCTGGTCCCTCACGCCAGCCCCAGATAAGCCCCCAAGTCGAAGTACCGGACCCGGGCTTGGAATTCCGGATATTTGGGCTCCTTGGTCGCAGAGGCCCAAGGTGTGCGTGGGAGAAGGTCTCGGGTTCTGTATGCTTAGGTCCAGGGACAGAATATGAAGGACGCTTCAGTGGGGAGGGAGTTactctctttcttttattaatactCTCGTCCCGTTCCCAGCCCTCGACCACCTGTCCATCATGGACCTCGCCAGCACCTGCTCCAGCTTTCAGTCTGACCTGGATTTCTGTCCGGATTGCGGCTCGGTCCTGCCTCTTCCCGGAGCTCAGGATACGGTCGCGTGTACTCGCTGTGGCTTCTCCATCAACGTGCGAGGTGAGGGGCTCGTACGCAGCGGCCCCGGCAGAGGGCCCAGCGTGGAAGGGTCAGAGGCTTTAGGACCTCAAGATCGGTTGGATTGAAGAGGGGGACCCTAAAGCAGGGTATCAGGCACTTTTGGTCTTGGGTCGAAACCTGAAGGGAGGAATATAAGGCCTCCTGGCCTAACCGAGAGGGAGTTGTGGGTGTCAGCCCTCTCCACAACCAACTCTTACTGCCTGCGCAGACTTTGAGGCGAAGGTTGTGAAGACCTCAGTTGTGTTCCACAAACTGGGAACAGCCATGCCCATGTCGATGGAGGAAGGACCTGAGTTCCAGGGACCCGTGGTAAGTGAGTGACATGGAGGACTGGCCCCGTTAGGAGGGTGGGAAAGAAATGGAGGGGGGATTGCACAGATCTGGAGTGTTTTGTAcccaattctaagagggaagaggGGTCTTTAAAACAGCAGTGTCTGAGGAGTGTGATAGCCTGATGTCTGTGATCAGTAGGGGGAATTATTAACCCACCAGTTGCTTCCCAGGTTGACAGGCGCTGCTCTCGATGTGGGCACGAGGGAATGGCATACCACACCAGACAGATGCGCTCCGCTGATGAAGGGCAGACCGTCTTCTACACCTGTACCAACTGCAAGTGCGtatcctttccctcccctctgccctttcTCAGTCTGTTTGCTACCTAAACAAATCCAGCGATTTACTCTTTGTACTGAATAAACAGTTGTTACCTTTGGCTCCATCCCTCATTTCTGTACAGTTCAAGTAATAGGGagatttgtggtcttttttttttaattacacttttcttatcctttttatACCCAGTGAATTAAagcttttaagatatttaaaaggaaagaaaaaaatacagaaggcAAGTATTGCTTGGTGATCAGTGTGTTATGTTGGAATCTTCCACTGCACTCAAGGTAGTTTTACTTTGGTGAGAATTACTCTTGAGTGATTTAAAGAACACGGAGTAGTTTTAAGAACTCCTCTTTCTCTTTGGTGTTGTGCAGTTTCACTACAATATATCAAGATGtggctttcttttatttatgtgtttgggATTTGTTGGGCTTTCTGAAAgtaagaattgatttttttttccagcaaccTTGGAAAATTATCAGCCGTATTTCATTGAGTATTGCCATTCCCCTATGTTCTCAATTCTCACATTCTGGAGCTCTAATTAATTAGTTGTTTATTAGACCTTATCTTCTATCCTCCATTTCTCTCACcctgtcttttatattttccatctctttttattCTGCCTCTGGGTAAATTCTTCTGGTCTTTCTTCTGGTTCACTAATTCTGTCTTCagtttatttcaattattgttacttaaaaaaattttttttgagttctACTTGATTATCTTTCAAATCCCCTcctcatttttaataattcacacttctttaatcatattttaaattgttccttttattcttaaaatatatattacatttaagtATACTAAACATGATATTTATATTCTGTCTGCTAATTCTCATACCCACAGTTTTTTTGGGTCTGATGCTGCCATCTTTTATTTCTACTAACTCTCTCAtggtgctttttttgttttgtgatttttgatGATAAGCTCAGATTTTTTAGAATTTGGACTACGGAATTCTTTGAGGCCTGGGGTGAAAGCTGTATTCTTAGCATTTGTGTTTCCTGTTCAGGTGCCTTGAGGTGCTACCAAGCTAGAATCACTTTAAATAAATTCTCAGCTTCATGTTTTTTGGAGCACATAGGTAGTATGAATTTGGACTGCAAATCCAATGTAAAGGCCAGCTTTTGGTTAGAAATTCtcaggggagattttttttttctccctctacctAGTGAGACAGTCAAATTCCTCTTCTGaagagttggatttttttttttttcttgttcacttTTATACAAAGGGGTAGCCCTTTGGGGGTCTCAAACTTATTCAGAGTATCTCCTATCAGACATTGTAGGTTTGTCTCCAGTTCACCCATGTGGCTATCAAAACAGCAAGGGAACCATGGTAGCAGGGGCTTCAGTTTTAACTTACCTGTCTAGATTCCTGGTTTTATATCATTTGAGCCAGTGTGAAGGTTGCCTTTACTTTCTTGCCTTCTCACcaatggattaaaaatatttatagttagatgtgccttttgcaaatatttttttcccagtctgacctatttgtttttttaactttttatttttttaatgaccagaagtttttaatttttatgaggtctactttatccttttttcttttatggctagtgctttttgttttcctaagaAATCTTGGCATACTTCATAATTtgcaagatatatttttaatcccAGCATTTTTAGTTGTCTTGAATTTGTGGAGGGTTGTTTAGGGGAGCTAGTCCTCCACGGTCATAAATGAAAGTCTTTCTTGATTATTTAATTGATTGTCTTATCTTACACTGCTAGAACCTCTTCCTTTGGTCAATATAACaagtcctttctttctctataggttccaggagaaggaagactcttgatttttttctgagcGACTCAAcaatctctccttctcttccttggaAGGTGAAAGATATTGGGTTCTTAGATCCTTTGTCCGTCTCCTGATTGCAGTGTTTTGCTCCCAGAGGAAAAGCAGATCATCATGTGGGGATTACCATTGTCCCCAGAGTACTCCTACTCTAGTTGAGTTTCCTTTATTAAAGTTATAGTTTTCTATAAGAGCCAGACGTATGTATGTTATTTATAATCTGTCTTCTtccaaaagaaatttatattagCTTAGAGAGATATATTTgtcctttcaacaaatatatCAGCTacaaaaagagaatataaattagtacaacaaaaagaaaaaggggaaaaaataaataaaacaaaaaacaaggacaAAAAAATGGAGCCAGGAATGAGGTTAATATAAAAAGGCAAttctaaggcttccctggtggtgcagtggttaagaatctgcctgccaatgcaggggacacgggttcgagccctggtccgggaagatcccacatgctgcggagcaactaagcccgtgtgccacaactactgagcctgtgctctagagcccgcgagccacaactactgagcccgcgagccagaactactgagcccgcacacctagagcccatgctctgcaacaggagaggccaccacaatgagaagcccgtgcaccgcaaggaagagtagcccccgctcgccgcaactagagaaagcctgcgctcagcaacaaagacccaacatagccaaaaataaaataaataaatttaaaaaaaaaaggcaattataAGTACTCCCTCATTATCTAAATCTATTTGGTTCCTGAGTTTAGGGAAACAAAGAGTGGGAGTTTGGATAGTGGGAGATTCAACAGAAAACTTAACCAGATTCAGTTGATATGTAAGTCTGGACAATAAAAAAATCTGACACTCTGAGATACAGGTGGacgttttggaaattttttttattgctcttgagataaatgtaatatatatatatattttttacattgtaATAGATTCATATAtagaaaggtagaaagaaaaaagtaaaaatcaaaaggaaTCCCATTCCACAgagatatttgtttgtttttttttaatgggatttaCTATACATGCTGAGttgtatcttgcttttttcagTTCAAACCAAAAACTTAAAAGGGAAGCAAATGCTTAGTCCAGGCACAATAAACATTCAAATTTCAGTCTGGGAATGCTGAttcctgcattccttggtttaAATGGCGACCAAGAGGTGATGGTAACGATTATCTTGTAATTGTGCGGCCCTTTATATATTGTGAGCTCTCTAACATACACTATCTTGTTTGATCCCACAGCAACTTGGAGGGATGGGCAGGgcagttttctccactgtatgtttgAACAGTTCTGGTAATTGACTTTCCTGCCTCACTCCTGAAATCTAAAACAAATCTGTTCATGTTTCTACCTTGCTTTAAGCCTTTCACCGACTGGATAAAGTGCAAGTTTCTTAGCAAAGCATACAGGGCGTCTTATATAACCACGCCCATCTGTCAATCACCATTTGGCACTCCCCTTACATCCCTTCAGTACGAAACTGCATTTCCTTCAGTGCGGACTACGACTTTGTAAGCTGCTTTCTTTACCTAAAAAGCCCATTTGTCTGCCTTCTTGTTCTCTTTTTGCCACTCTTGTGCTCCGTGagaaacatacacatatttttatcttataaacTGGCCTATATTGTAATTTATGACAACTTCTGTGCTTAATCTTACTCATCTCCACCCCAGAGCAAGGGTAGGCAGTATGTAACTAAATTCAGTTTCACAGATGAGACTTACATCTATGTGAATATTCCAATGTCTTATATTTCTGTTAGTATTTATGCCAGTCTTTCCCATTAGACTGGGAGCTAAAACGCAGGGTCTGAGTGTTTTATATGCCTCCATCTTCAAGTTACAGCacagtgaaaggaaaaaatcCAAGTTGAAGGCGCATTGTGCCCTGCTCGAACACCTACAAGCACAGGGCgaggattaaaattttttttaataaatttgtttattttttaaattttatttttggctgcatacggtatttgtttttctctttttggctgcgtttgggctttctttagttgcactgcgagctggggctactcttcgttgcagtgcatgggcttctcattgcggtggcttctcttgttgcggagctcgggctctaggcatgcaggctcagtagttgtggcgtgcaggcttagtagttgtggtgcacgggcttcgttgctccgcggcatgtgggatctttccggaccagggctcgaacccgtgtctcctgcattgacaggcggattcttaaccactgtgccaccagggaagctcaaccCAGATTCTTAATCAAGTGTGTTTGTAACTGCTCCTAGGTCTCGATTCTCTCATTCCCAGACGAAACAATAAGAAGACGAAGCTAGGCCGTGGTAGGATCATTGCTATTGCCCCTTAGTTTTCTCCGCGCTCCCACACagccagggatgggggtgggatggaCTCAGCTACTGGACATCTGAACCACGTGCGGTAACCAGTCTGCAGCGCGAAGTCCGACTCTACCCTCCTTGACCGCAGGTTCCTGCTCAATCTCTGTGGTGCATGAGCGTGCTGCCCTTGATCGCCCCGCCCCTGCTCCCACATCGCAGTGACGCCCCTTCCGCCAAAGTTGCGTAGCCTCCTTGCGGCGCCTGCGCACTGTCACATTACGGCGGAACTAATCCGGCGACCTTGAGCTTTGACGCATTTAGTGCcaggaagagaaaagggggaCCACAGAATGCGTCACACCCGGAAGCGGAGATCCGGAAGTGGGGTTGGACAGGTTATCCCCAGGGGTGGGGCAGCggaggcccaggaggagggggaaaaaagaaggtgGAGGATCCTGGCTACTAATCTGAATCCGATACCGATTCTCTGAGacctcagagacacagaaaagaCAGAAGGGTGCCtcatccctcttcctcccctcctccctctcttcagCCTTAGCCATGGCGGAGGCAGGGGCCGGGCTGAGTGAGACCGTCACTGAGACAACGGTTACCGTGACAACCGAGCCCGTGAGAAAGGCGGGGGGCGGTGCTGTTTACGGGTTGGGGAGATACCGGGAGGGAAGGGATAGGGCTTTGGAGAGTTGCTggaggggctgggcctggggataTGGGAGGAAGTGGGGTTGGGAGAATCTCAAGGTATTGGGAGATTTTGGGTGTGTCAGAGTTGGTGCAGATGGCTGGTCAAGAGACATGCAATAGAGTTAGGATATAGGTGATGCTGCTTGGAGTGGTGGTGTGTATAAGTAATGAAAGAACGGGAATTTGGAGATTAAGGAGCAAGGGATGTGCTGGGGGGAAATGAAGGGCTGTGTGAGAAAGCATGGTTGGAGGCCAGCTGCAGGGGAATTTGACTGGAAGCATActtatcagtaaatatttgttgaagggatGATTGTAAAAGGAAGCAGAGGGAATGGgggaacaaaaaaaggaagattaaGATAGTATTCTGAAAAATCAGAGGagatataaatagagaaaaatgtagCATTTTTGCAAAAACGACTTAAGTTGCCTTCAAAGGGAGAAGGTTGTGTTGGGTTTAATAACCCTTGGACTAAGGGAGTTTAGAGTAATAGTTACTAGAGATGCCAGAATGCTGGGGGATAGGTGGATAACAAGTGGGGAGGGCTGGGCTTGAGGATGAGAGAGGTGAGAACAGAGTCCTTTCTTTAATGGGAAAAAGAATAGTGGgtctggaaaaaagaaagggagatcAAAGATTAGGCATTggtgactgagaaaataatttccatgAATTAATACCACCAAGGATGATTTGGGGAGGAAGACGGAGAAACAGCGaggtttatattttcctttgaagaTTTGCTGGGACCTTTCCTAGGTTAGGAATTGTATCTTCTCTGTATACTAGTGGTTACCAAGAACAGGAAATAATACTTCATGATTCCTCAAGGGACTCCCTGAGGCCAAAAATCTGTTCTATTTTATCTTCTCCCAGCACTCAGCTCCTCTGGCACTATGTCTGATCCTGATTGagttggggaagggaagagaggaggcccCCGGGAGGAAGTGGGAAAGGTTAATAGGAGGGGACTAGCTAGGTATGCCCATCCTTCTTAACGTTCCAGGAGAACCGGAGCCTAACCATCAAACTTCGGAAACGGAAGCCAGAGAAAAAGGTGGAATGGACGAGTGACACTGTGGACAACGAACACATGGGCCGCCGCTCATCAAAATGTGAGTAATTGTCGGCCCACGGTAACCCTGGAGTCCTGGCTCCCCTCAGCATGTCTGCTGCCTTCTCACATTCGCTGACCTT
This is a stretch of genomic DNA from Balaenoptera musculus isolate JJ_BM4_2016_0621 chromosome 11, mBalMus1.pri.v3, whole genome shotgun sequence. It encodes these proteins:
- the POLR1H gene encoding DNA-directed RNA polymerase I subunit RPA12, with translation MDLASTCSSFQSDLDFCPDCGSVLPLPGAQDTVACTRCGFSINVRDFEAKVVKTSVVFHKLGTAMPMSMEEGPEFQGPVVDRRCSRCGHEGMAYHTRQMRSADEGQTVFYTCTNCKFQEKEDS